A DNA window from Xanthomonas campestris pv. campestris str. ATCC 33913 contains the following coding sequences:
- the tsaB gene encoding tRNA (adenosine(37)-N6)-threonylcarbamoyltransferase complex dimerization subunit type 1 TsaB → MKILAFETSTEACSVALHVDGAVRERFELAPRRHAELALPWAEQLLAEAGISRRQLDAIAVGRGPGAFSGVRLAIGIVQGIALALDLPVLAISTLQVLALRAPAEASHVLACIDARMGEVYAGLFERQGEALLTLGSEVVCAPEAVLLPQSTPQWAGVGTGLAAGEMPLQQRFAGRLSSVDAAALPHAADLLTLALPAALRGEGVAPERVEPAYLRDNVALTLVEQQAARAAKAAAVPR, encoded by the coding sequence ATGAAAATCCTCGCATTCGAAACCTCCACCGAAGCCTGCTCCGTCGCGCTGCATGTCGATGGAGCCGTACGTGAGCGCTTCGAACTCGCGCCACGCCGGCACGCGGAGCTGGCGCTGCCCTGGGCCGAGCAGCTGCTTGCCGAAGCCGGCATCAGCCGCCGCCAGCTGGATGCGATTGCAGTGGGCCGCGGGCCCGGTGCCTTCAGCGGCGTGCGCCTGGCGATCGGTATCGTGCAGGGCATTGCATTGGCACTGGATCTGCCGGTGCTCGCCATCTCCACCCTGCAGGTCTTGGCACTGCGCGCACCGGCCGAGGCGAGCCATGTGCTGGCTTGCATCGATGCGCGGATGGGCGAGGTGTATGCCGGGCTGTTCGAGCGTCAGGGCGAGGCGCTACTGACGCTCGGGTCCGAAGTGGTCTGCGCGCCGGAAGCCGTGCTGCTGCCGCAAAGCACACCGCAGTGGGCCGGCGTCGGTACCGGCCTGGCTGCCGGCGAGATGCCGCTGCAGCAACGCTTCGCCGGCCGCCTGTCCAGCGTGGATGCGGCTGCGCTGCCACATGCCGCGGACCTGCTGACCTTGGCGCTGCCTGCAGCGCTGCGCGGCGAAGGCGTGGCGCCGGAGCGGGTGGAGCCGGCCTATCTGCGTGACAACGTCGCGCTCACCCTGGTCGAACA